A genomic stretch from Bacillota bacterium includes:
- a CDS encoding ParB/RepB/Spo0J family partition protein produces MSTGGKRGLGKGLGALLPQEGQVQDIAVDEVRPAPDQPRQRLDEEGLAELAQSVRAHGVLQPVLVRPVAGGYELVAGERRWRAAVLAGLRTIPAIIKDVSEAERLELALVENLQREDLNPMEEAAGFRQLMERFGYTQEQLAARVGKSRSYVANTLRLLGLASAVQEMVRAGKLSAGHARALLAIPDEGLQVAVAESLVRRGASVREAEEVVRREVRGAGRGRAPKASGSWGAWEDRLRQALGTKVFIRGDEQRGRIEIQYYSRQDLERLLEVLGGRGAGIRG; encoded by the coding sequence GTGAGTACGGGCGGTAAGCGAGGACTGGGCAAGGGGTTGGGGGCGCTGCTGCCGCAGGAGGGGCAGGTGCAGGACATAGCTGTGGATGAGGTGCGCCCGGCGCCGGACCAGCCGCGGCAGAGGTTAGACGAGGAGGGGTTGGCCGAACTGGCCCAGTCCGTGCGAGCCCACGGTGTGCTGCAGCCCGTGCTGGTGAGGCCGGTAGCCGGTGGGTATGAGCTGGTGGCGGGGGAGCGCAGGTGGCGGGCGGCGGTTCTGGCCGGGCTGAGGACCATCCCGGCTATTATTAAGGATGTGAGCGAGGCGGAACGGCTGGAGCTGGCCCTGGTCGAGAACCTGCAGCGGGAAGATTTGAACCCCATGGAGGAAGCGGCGGGGTTCCGGCAGTTGATGGAGCGGTTTGGGTACACGCAGGAGCAGTTGGCGGCGCGGGTGGGAAAGAGTCGATCGTATGTGGCGAACACGCTACGCTTGCTCGGTCTGGCCAGTGCGGTCCAGGAGATGGTGAGGGCGGGGAAGCTGAGCGCAGGACATGCGCGCGCGCTTTTGGCCATTCCGGATGAGGGATTGCAGGTTGCTGTGGCAGAGAGCCTGGTACGGCGTGGCGCCTCGGTGCGCGAGGCGGAGGAGGTAGTCCGGCGCGAGGTGCGGGGGGCTGGGCGGGGTCGGGCGCCCAAGGCGTCCGGCTCGTGGGGGGCGTGGGAGGACCGGCTGCGGCAGGCCCTGGGGACGAAGGTGTTTATCCGGGGAGATGAGCAGAGGGGGCGTATTGAGATTCAGTATTACAGCCGGCAGGACCTGGAGCGGTTGCTGGAGGTGCTGGGTGGGCGAGGAGCCGGCATCAGGGGCTAG
- a CDS encoding ParA family protein, whose product MGRVLAVANQKGGVGKTTTVVNLAACLAAMGHAVLALDCDPQGHCTAGLGVDKGRLAGTLYDVLAGVREMGEVVVRTPWAVDLVPATVDLAGAEVELAGEPEREERLRRALADVQGKYRFVLMDCPPSLGLLTLNALVAAEGVVVPIQCEYFALEGLGQLVRTVQLVRRSYNPGLHIEGVVLTMFDTRTNLSSQVAAEVRQYFREKVYSTVIPRSVRLSEAPSHGQPINWYDPRSRAAESYMALAKEVLAREYGR is encoded by the coding sequence GTGGGCAGGGTGCTGGCGGTGGCGAACCAGAAGGGCGGGGTGGGTAAGACCACCACCGTGGTGAACCTGGCGGCTTGCCTGGCGGCGATGGGGCACGCCGTGCTGGCCCTGGATTGTGATCCGCAGGGTCACTGCACCGCAGGCTTGGGCGTGGACAAGGGGCGATTGGCGGGAACGCTTTACGACGTGCTGGCGGGAGTTCGGGAGATGGGGGAAGTGGTGGTGCGTACGCCGTGGGCGGTGGACCTGGTGCCGGCCACGGTGGACCTCGCGGGGGCGGAGGTGGAGCTGGCGGGGGAGCCGGAGCGGGAGGAGCGGTTGCGGAGGGCCCTTGCAGACGTGCAGGGGAAGTACAGGTTTGTCTTGATGGACTGCCCGCCTTCGCTGGGCCTGCTCACGCTGAACGCGTTGGTGGCTGCGGAGGGCGTGGTGGTACCGATTCAGTGCGAGTACTTTGCGCTCGAGGGGCTGGGCCAGCTGGTGCGTACTGTTCAGTTGGTGCGGAGGAGTTACAACCCGGGGCTGCACATCGAGGGTGTGGTGCTCACCATGTTTGATACGAGGACGAACCTTTCCAGTCAGGTGGCTGCTGAGGTCAGGCAGTACTTTCGGGAGAAGGTTTACAGTACGGTGATTCCCCGTAGCGTTAGGTTGTCGGAGGCGCCCAGCCACGGGCAGCCCATCAACTGGTACGACCCCAGGTCGCGGGCGGCCGAGAGCTACATGGCATTGGCCAAGGAGGTTCTGGCGCGTGAGTACGGGCGGTAA
- a CDS encoding ParB/RepB/Spo0J family partition protein: MRLGGRGTAGPKGRRQVLQVPVDLLAPNPHQPRWDGDDVEGLCSSIREHGLLQPVVVRRTGNGYQVVAGHRRLRAAREAGLRTVPAVVTECSEAEAAVLALVENLQREGLSPIEEAEAYRRILEEFHLSQEELARRVGLSQATVANRLRLLRLPAEIRAALHEGVISERHGRALLRLRSEEEMLRVFRLVVEGDLRVQEAERLVEEVVGEGKGAGGDEGKRGRPRLAALRDLRIFLNTFRATVQALREAGVPARMEERDAGDELVVTVYIERPRRGAGVAKRTCGQGAGGGEPEGRGG; the protein is encoded by the coding sequence TTGAGACTGGGAGGCCGGGGTACAGCGGGGCCGAAGGGCAGGCGGCAGGTGCTGCAGGTGCCGGTGGACCTGCTGGCACCGAACCCGCATCAACCCCGCTGGGATGGGGATGACGTAGAGGGATTGTGTTCTTCAATTCGGGAGCACGGGCTGCTGCAGCCGGTGGTGGTGCGCAGGACGGGGAACGGGTACCAGGTGGTTGCGGGACACCGGAGGCTGCGGGCGGCGCGGGAAGCGGGACTGCGGACGGTACCTGCGGTGGTGACGGAGTGTTCGGAGGCGGAGGCAGCCGTGCTGGCCCTGGTGGAGAACTTGCAACGGGAAGGTTTGAGCCCGATCGAGGAGGCGGAGGCATACCGGCGCATCCTGGAGGAGTTTCATCTCAGCCAGGAAGAGTTGGCGCGGAGGGTGGGATTGAGCCAGGCCACGGTGGCGAATCGGCTACGGCTGTTGCGGTTGCCGGCGGAGATCAGGGCGGCACTGCACGAGGGGGTAATCAGCGAGAGACACGGTCGGGCCTTGCTGCGCCTCAGAAGCGAGGAGGAGATGCTACGTGTGTTTCGGCTGGTTGTGGAGGGGGACCTGCGGGTGCAGGAGGCGGAGCGGCTGGTAGAGGAGGTGGTGGGCGAAGGAAAGGGGGCTGGGGGTGACGAAGGAAAGAGAGGCCGGCCGCGTCTGGCTGCGCTGCGGGATCTGAGGATATTTTTGAATACGTTTCGGGCTACGGTGCAGGCGTTGCGGGAGGCGGGGGTGCCGGCGCGGATGGAGGAGCGTGACGCCGGAGACGAGTTGGTGGTCACCGTGTACATAGAGCGGCCCAGACGGGGGGCGGGGGTGGCGAAGAGGACCTGTGGGCAGGGTGCTGGCGGTGGCGAACCAGAAGGGCGGGGTGGGTAA
- the rsmG gene encoding 16S rRNA (guanine(527)-N(7))-methyltransferase RsmG encodes MEGRSSEGALGELIEEGARALGIELAGSAAGELARYGVLLQEAGPRAGFRPPVDVRVLVGKHLLDSATCLVATDFPEGASVVDVGSGVGLPGLVVAICRPGVRVVLAEPRGRRAGFLRWAVWQLGLDNVAVVRQRAEELQAAGRTFDRVLARALARFPVAVGLCLPLAARGGEFVAMLGPRGEEEASGEWEQVVGAGGSLKRVVRVQLPWGMGRRVLVVVAKGEEEGGGSGKNWVARG; translated from the coding sequence CTGAGGGCGCCCTGGGGGAGCTGATCGAGGAGGGTGCGCGGGCCCTGGGCATAGAGCTGGCGGGGTCGGCGGCGGGGGAGCTTGCGCGTTACGGCGTTTTGTTGCAGGAAGCGGGGCCGCGGGCTGGATTTCGTCCGCCGGTGGATGTGCGGGTTCTGGTGGGAAAGCACCTGCTGGACTCGGCGACGTGCCTGGTGGCCACAGATTTCCCCGAGGGAGCCAGCGTGGTGGATGTGGGGAGCGGGGTGGGGCTGCCAGGGTTGGTAGTGGCCATTTGCCGGCCGGGGGTGCGGGTGGTGCTTGCGGAGCCGCGGGGGCGACGGGCGGGCTTCCTGCGTTGGGCGGTATGGCAGTTGGGGCTCGATAACGTGGCAGTTGTGCGGCAGCGGGCGGAGGAACTGCAGGCGGCGGGCCGGACGTTCGATCGGGTGCTGGCGCGGGCGCTGGCGCGGTTCCCGGTGGCGGTGGGTTTGTGTCTTCCCCTGGCTGCGCGCGGGGGTGAGTTCGTGGCCATGCTGGGACCGCGGGGTGAGGAGGAGGCCAGCGGGGAATGGGAGCAGGTGGTGGGGGCAGGAGGATCGCTGAAGAGGGTGGTGAGGGTGCAACTGCCGTGGGGGATGGGGAGGCGGGTGCTGGTAGTGGTGGCAAAGGGTGAGGAGGAAGGGGGAGGTTCAGGAAAGAATTGGGTAGCCAGGGGGTGA